One region of Pseudomonas sp. ABC1 genomic DNA includes:
- the pqqE gene encoding pyrroloquinoline quinone biosynthesis protein PqqE: MHSCGSSFSKPGHEPGPPMWLLAELTYRCPLQCPYCSNPLDFARNKQELTTEQWIEVFRQSRALGAAQLGFSGGEPLVRQDLAILIRAARDLGYYTNLITSGIGLTEEKIASFSEAGLDHIQISFQAADEEVNNLLAGSKKAFAQKLAMARAVKAHGYPMVLNFVTHRHNIDNIDRIIELCVELEADFVELATCQFYGWAELNRAGLLPSKAQLVRAEAITNQWREKLAAQNHPCKLIFVTPDYYEERPKACMNGWGNLFLDITPDGTALPCHSARQLPVEFPSVLTHSIEYIWRHSFGFNRFRGDDWMPEPCRNCDEKHRDFGGCRCQAFMLTGDASNADPVCSKSADHGKILAARRQAEEAPGAMTELTFRNERASRLIAKA, translated from the coding sequence ATGCACAGCTGTGGATCGAGTTTCAGCAAGCCGGGGCATGAGCCGGGGCCACCGATGTGGCTGCTGGCCGAGCTCACCTACCGCTGCCCGTTGCAATGCCCGTATTGCTCCAATCCGCTGGATTTCGCGCGCAACAAGCAGGAGTTGACCACGGAGCAGTGGATCGAGGTCTTCCGCCAGTCGCGGGCGCTCGGGGCTGCCCAACTGGGTTTTTCCGGTGGGGAGCCGCTGGTACGTCAAGACCTGGCCATCCTGATCCGTGCCGCGCGCGACCTGGGTTACTACACCAACCTGATCACCTCCGGCATTGGCCTGACCGAGGAAAAGATCGCCTCCTTCAGCGAGGCCGGGTTGGACCATATCCAGATCAGCTTCCAGGCAGCCGACGAAGAGGTGAACAACCTGCTGGCCGGCTCGAAGAAGGCCTTCGCACAGAAGCTGGCAATGGCGCGGGCGGTCAAGGCCCATGGTTATCCGATGGTGCTCAACTTCGTCACCCATCGGCACAACATCGACAACATCGACCGCATCATCGAATTGTGCGTAGAACTGGAGGCGGACTTCGTCGAGCTGGCCACCTGTCAGTTCTATGGCTGGGCCGAGCTGAACCGGGCCGGACTGCTGCCGAGCAAGGCGCAATTGGTGCGTGCCGAGGCCATCACCAACCAGTGGCGGGAAAAGCTCGCGGCGCAGAACCATCCCTGCAAACTGATCTTCGTCACGCCCGACTACTACGAGGAGAGACCGAAGGCCTGCATGAACGGCTGGGGCAACCTCTTCCTCGACATTACCCCGGACGGCACGGCCTTGCCTTGCCACAGCGCGCGCCAATTACCGGTGGAGTTTCCCAGCGTGCTGACCCATAGCATCGAATACATCTGGCGACATTCCTTCGGGTTCAACCGCTTCCGGGGGGATGACTGGATGCCGGAACCCTGCCGCAATTGCGATGAGAAGCATAGGGACTTCGGCGGTTGCCGATGTCAGGCCTTCATGCTGACCGGTGACGCGAGCAATGCCGACCCGGTCTGCAGCAAGTCGGCCGATCACGGCAAGATACTGGCCGCCCGACGCCAGGCGGAGGAGGCGCCGGGAGCAATGACCGAGTTGACCTTCCGTAACGAGCGAGCTTCGCGGCTGATCGCCAAGGCCTGA